Below is a window of Tolypothrix bouteillei VB521301 DNA.
TTATGGTGCAGGTGAAGGGCAGGCGTTTAAAGATATCCAAGACTCGAATGTTACTCGTCGCTCCTTACTGACAAGGTTGAAAAATATTGCCCAGAGTTTGGGGACTTACTTGTCTACTCCGTTAGCATTGCTTGCACGAGAGATAAGGCGTGAGGACTGTAAGGCGATTTTGTGTCAGGAGTATGAGTACGCCCGCTTTGATAGTTGCGTACTTTTAGGGCAATTGATGCGTTTGCCAGTGTTTGCCACTTTTCAAGGAGGCGACAAGACTCATAGTTTTTTAGAGTATCCTTTGCGACAAATAGCGTTTCGAGGATGTACGGGCGTAATTATCTCTACACAAAAAGAAATTGAGCGAGTGCGCGATCGCTACAAGCTCCCAGCATTTAAGATAGCTAGGATTTTCGATCCAATGGATACCATGTCATGGTATGCTTTAAACCGAGATGAAGCACGAGCTGCACTTGATATACCACTCAATGCCCGTGTCTTGGTATGTCACGGTCGGATCGATTTTTATCGCAAGGGCTTAGATATTCTGACATCAGCTTGGCAGCAAATTTGTTGCGAGCGTCCAGATCGGGATCTGCGACTCCTTTTAGTAGGCACGGGACCAGATTCGGACAAACTCCGCGAGTGTATTGCAAAGATGCAGTTGCGGGGTGTTATGTGGCGCGACGAATTTGTCAATTCTCGCGACGTACTTCGACTTTATCTGTCGGCGGCTGACGTTTATACCCTTTCATCGAGACAAGAGGGCTTTCCCATCGCACCTCTTGAAGCTATGGCTTGTGGTTTACCTGTTGTCGCTGCTGATGCACCGGGTGTACCGGACATCCTCGAAGGAGGCGAAGTTTCTGGTGGGATTGTCGTTCCAAGAGAAGACGTAAAAGCCCTGACAGACGCGCTTGGGAAAGTTTTAGATGATGAAACTTGGGGGCGTGAGTTAGGCAAGCGTGCGCGTCGTCGAATAGAAGAATACTTTGCGCCTGAAGTCATTGGTATGCAATTGCGTGCATTTCTTATTAGGGGGTAAAAAATATGCCAAAAGTTACTGTTGTTATTCCTGCCTACAATGCTATGGCTTATCTGCCAGAAACGGTCGATAGCGTTCTCAAGCAAACATTCACTGACTTTGAAGTATTGATTGTGAATGATGGCAGTACAGATAACGTGGTTGAATGGGCTTCTCAAGTCACAGATGCGCGAGTGAAACTGATGACTCAAGAGAACCAACGCGTATCCGTAGCACGCAATACGGGAATTAACAACGCTCAAGGGGAATATATAGCCTTTCTAGATGCTGATGATTTGTGGGAACCAACCAAGTTAGAAAAACAAGTGCGTTGCTTGGATGAAAATCCAGAAGTCGGTTTGGTATATACTTGGACGCTCTTAGTCGATAAGGATAACAATCCCACAGGAAGAGTCTTTGCTTCCGATGTTGAAGGTAAGGCGTGGGATAAGATTCTTGAAAATGACATGATCTCTAGTGGAAGTTCTACTATGGTGCGTCGTTCTTGCTTTGACACTGTCGGATTGTTCGACCCCACCTTGTATTATGCACCTGATTTTGATATGTGGGTTCGCATTGCGCTCCAGTATCCCATTATGGTTGTTAAAGAACCTCTACTCCGCTACCGACAACTCCCTAACAGTTTCTCGAGAAACCGTCAGAAAATGGTGGAGGATCTGCGCCAAGTAATCGAAAAAACATTTAAATCACTTCCCCTAGAACTGCTGTATTTGAGAAATCGGTGTTACGCCAATATGTTTCTTAAATTAGCATGGGTAGCTGTAGATGACGGAGACTGCAAAAAAGCGGCTCACTTCCGAGAGCAGGCTGTATTACACTATTCACCAGTAAAGTTTTCCGAACAATACCTGCGATTGAGTTTGGCGATCGCAATGATACGTTTCTTTGGCTCGCAAGGTTACGACGGAGTGAGAACCTTCACCCATTCCCTGCGACTGCGTATGTTAGGGCTCGGGAGACCCGTGACTGGCGAGCGGTAACAAAATATTCCCAAAAGTCGATTTGTTTTTAAGAAAAAAGAAGTAATAAATGAATAGCAACATAATGGTTTCTTCAGAAATTT
It encodes the following:
- a CDS encoding glycosyltransferase family 4 protein; protein product: MLNYKSLEKHNVIQQQPLDSKEQAKLAIALLHCMDLIDDFLDHIDISFETYCHEFVGSWMFGYIKALKRVGVRTILFCISARFTEVSRFTHVPSGATICVIPAPKSYMAYRAVRRKALSVYGAGEGQAFKDIQDSNVTRRSLLTRLKNIAQSLGTYLSTPLALLAREIRREDCKAILCQEYEYARFDSCVLLGQLMRLPVFATFQGGDKTHSFLEYPLRQIAFRGCTGVIISTQKEIERVRDRYKLPAFKIARIFDPMDTMSWYALNRDEARAALDIPLNARVLVCHGRIDFYRKGLDILTSAWQQICCERPDRDLRLLLVGTGPDSDKLRECIAKMQLRGVMWRDEFVNSRDVLRLYLSAADVYTLSSRQEGFPIAPLEAMACGLPVVAADAPGVPDILEGGEVSGGIVVPREDVKALTDALGKVLDDETWGRELGKRARRRIEEYFAPEVIGMQLRAFLIRG
- a CDS encoding glycosyltransferase family 2 protein; its protein translation is MPKVTVVIPAYNAMAYLPETVDSVLKQTFTDFEVLIVNDGSTDNVVEWASQVTDARVKLMTQENQRVSVARNTGINNAQGEYIAFLDADDLWEPTKLEKQVRCLDENPEVGLVYTWTLLVDKDNNPTGRVFASDVEGKAWDKILENDMISSGSSTMVRRSCFDTVGLFDPTLYYAPDFDMWVRIALQYPIMVVKEPLLRYRQLPNSFSRNRQKMVEDLRQVIEKTFKSLPLELLYLRNRCYANMFLKLAWVAVDDGDCKKAAHFREQAVLHYSPVKFSEQYLRLSLAIAMIRFFGSQGYDGVRTFTHSLRLRMLGLGRPVTGER